One window from the genome of Vibrio vulnificus NBRC 15645 = ATCC 27562 encodes:
- a CDS encoding methyl-accepting chemotaxis protein — MKSRNKLLLLTLIPLVLLTAMVTAVFYFNSVKSLDVELSEYRNELIETRKSELKAYLMMGVTAIKPLYDADVNGNNQQQAKQILKAMRFESDGYFFAYDSKGVNTLHAIKPELEGKNLYGMKDDNGVAVIAGLIDASQKGDGFLYFSWHKPTINAQAPKLGYAEYLPKWDWVLGTGIYIDDIDTQVAEHRVQSIASLNEHTLSAIGFTLVGLLIACGVISVIVSRAILPLQHIAASLQDVAAGGGDLTARLSVESQDEVGEVAKAFNQFMDKLHPLMVDIRNSAQTVQSAATGLDQQTSLASNQMQTHCLETDKVVTAVTEMSATAREVANNTHATAQAIDSANAQISEAQVEVNHAIEGIGKLVDEVNITSDAISQLSQQTDQITKVLQVIGEIAEQTNLLALNAAIEAARAGEQGRGFAVVADEVRSLASRTQNSTLEIGDMLKQLQNGVARAVTTMSASQERGEQTALESVQIKESLAGIQSAVEMIRDMGIQTASAAEQQSAVAEDINQNLVTIQQIVNEINHNLQESETISTQLSTSGQEMHKLVGHFKL; from the coding sequence ATGAAGAGTCGGAACAAATTATTGCTGCTAACGTTAATCCCATTAGTGCTGCTGACAGCGATGGTGACAGCGGTTTTCTATTTTAACAGTGTAAAAAGCTTAGACGTTGAACTTAGCGAATATCGAAATGAGTTGATTGAAACGCGCAAAAGCGAGCTAAAAGCCTATTTGATGATGGGCGTCACCGCCATTAAGCCTTTGTATGACGCGGATGTGAATGGCAACAATCAACAACAAGCCAAACAGATTTTGAAAGCAATGCGCTTTGAGAGTGATGGTTACTTTTTTGCTTATGACTCCAAAGGCGTCAACACGCTGCACGCGATAAAGCCGGAGTTGGAGGGTAAAAATCTTTACGGCATGAAAGATGACAATGGTGTTGCGGTGATCGCGGGGCTGATTGACGCTTCACAAAAAGGCGATGGCTTTCTTTATTTCTCTTGGCACAAGCCGACCATCAATGCGCAAGCGCCCAAATTGGGGTATGCGGAATATCTACCAAAATGGGATTGGGTGCTCGGCACGGGGATCTACATTGACGATATCGACACGCAAGTGGCAGAGCATCGTGTACAAAGTATTGCCAGTTTGAATGAGCATACCTTATCGGCGATTGGATTCACGCTGGTGGGGCTATTGATTGCGTGTGGTGTGATCAGCGTGATTGTTTCTCGGGCGATTTTGCCGCTGCAACATATCGCGGCCTCATTGCAAGATGTAGCGGCAGGCGGTGGCGATTTAACCGCTCGTTTGAGTGTCGAAAGCCAAGATGAAGTGGGGGAAGTGGCCAAAGCCTTCAACCAGTTTATGGACAAATTGCATCCTTTGATGGTCGATATTCGTAATTCGGCGCAAACAGTGCAAAGCGCTGCCACTGGGCTGGATCAACAAACTTCGTTGGCCAGTAACCAAATGCAAACGCACTGTTTGGAGACGGATAAAGTAGTAACCGCCGTGACGGAAATGAGCGCCACGGCGAGAGAAGTCGCCAACAATACCCATGCCACGGCGCAGGCAATTGATTCTGCCAATGCGCAGATCTCAGAAGCGCAAGTGGAAGTGAATCACGCGATAGAAGGAATTGGCAAATTGGTTGACGAAGTGAACATTACCTCAGACGCCATTTCTCAGCTTAGCCAACAGACCGATCAAATCACCAAAGTGTTGCAAGTGATAGGCGAAATTGCTGAGCAAACGAACTTACTGGCACTGAATGCCGCCATTGAAGCTGCGCGTGCGGGAGAGCAAGGTCGCGGATTTGCCGTGGTTGCTGATGAAGTTCGTTCATTGGCCAGTCGCACACAAAACAGCACGCTGGAAATTGGCGATATGCTTAAGCAGTTGCAAAATGGGGTGGCCAGAGCGGTCACCACCATGTCTGCCAGTCAAGAGCGTGGTGAGCAAACGGCACTTGAATCTGTGCAGATCAAAGAATCTCTTGCCGGCATCCAGTCGGCGGTGGAAATGATCCGAGATATGGGGATTCAAACGGCATCCGCCGCTGAACAACAGAGCGCGGTCGCTGAGGACATCAACCAAAACCTCGTCACCATTCAGCAAATCGTCAATGAGATTAATCACAACTTACAAGAGTCGGAAACGATCAGTACGCAGCTCAGCACATCAGGCCAAGAAATGCATAAGTTGGTTGGGCATTTTAAGCTCTGA